From a region of the Sander lucioperca isolate FBNREF2018 chromosome 8, SLUC_FBN_1.2, whole genome shotgun sequence genome:
- the col4a1 gene encoding collagen alpha-1(IV) chain: MLLPSGTLLLLAALYSSVDLTGAEGCGTSCGKCDCSGVKGAKGERGFPGLQGNMGFPGMQGPEGPPGSMGPTGGLGEPGAPGLKGVRGPPGLPGFPGNPGLPGINGNDGPPGSPGIPGCNGTKGDRGRDGTPGFDGLQGPPGIPGLPGMKGDPGGVIGIVPLKGDKGFPGTPGLPGSSGIPGPIGPPGPRGYQGPKGDPGPPGLPGEKGDKLAFVSEKGDKGAQGVRGPPGPPGPPPFGAERSPITVHVPGPQGDRGLSGDKGDKGQCILHQAGVKGEPGPSGPRGKPGKDGEDGLKGEKGFPGSYGLTGSQGEKGERGPPGHGSGSPGAPGPRGLPGLNGEKGFPGPQGEAGPPGRHIEGPRGETGQKGNVGEKGDSGLEGESLVGPPGQPGNTGPPGPPGQPIDPNECDIEKGAPGPPGPQGLQGELGQKGDRGDTCVQCEGFGPPGLPGPQGPKGDRGPPGLVGGKGEKGGFGPPGQPGRPGSAGSPGLIGAPGAVGEPGDIFGGTGLKGDKGLPGVPGSPGQPGKDGQPGREGLPGIPGFKGEPAKEGIKGERGPEGDPGLIGPPGERGPPGLPGFGRPGEPGEKGSQGRPGIPGHPGPSGAKGEPGKGVSTPGPQGVPGARGENGIPGLQGDRGLQGDPGLPGFPGQKGEHGSSGIGFPGPTGPKGISGIPGAPGLPGEPGRPGQDGLTGKTGTPGQKGEPGRGLPGPKGSQGPPGITGFPGDKGGVGLPGIPGQEGQTGPPGPQGVKGDLGPPGPPGLVGLPGAPGKGSPGAPGPQGQAGEPGPYGREGVKGEKGYPGPPGLDMPGPQGEKGTPGFPGSPGPKGLPGLQGLPGRDGLIGNQGSKGEMGVMGTPGVPGFPGPPGTQGSPGLRGDPGITGPRGNDGETGAKGERGDRGLQGPPGNMSEVDMEHMKGEKGDVGNPGDPGFAGDKGHRGLPGNPGMPGKDGEPGLPGQPGEKGDPGFPGEPGSRGQPGQKGAVGEMGIPGPSGPKGSKGDIGTPGHHGFRGTDGQKGDKGTAGDPGIGLPGHPGERGQTGQPGFPGPPGERGLKGLEGMPGKPGLQGTKGDKGAIGYSGQPGRPGEKGIPGLPGSVGETGQDGRPGEGGLQGPPGVPGEKGEPGVDGIPGSSGERGDPGAPGRGFPGPPGVLGGKGDKGSPGFPGPPGHPGVSGIKGDKGLPGSQGAQGETGERGLPGISLEGPKGERGETGQPGEAGSSGVPGPSGVPGRNGQKGDKGDQGLPGFQGESGHKGDPGVSGLPGQSGLPGIDGQKGERGLQGVPGFPGTRGTFGDIGFKGEVGDRGFPGEKGSVGPPGPPGPSTIIKGDIGFPGPHGLPGPQGPSGLPGQKGLQGVTGIPGPKGEDGIPGYHGQPGSKGDPGLPGPQGPRGHPGPPGPDGVPGQVGLPGPSSMDHGFLVTRHSQTVEVPHCPEGTSLIYDGYSLLYVQGNERSHGQDLGTAGSCLRKFSPMPFLFCNINNVCNFASRNDYSYWLTSPEPMPMSMAPITGEGIKPFISRCSVCEAPAMVIAIHSQTIMIPPCPHGWDSLWIGYSFVMHTSAGAEGSGQALASPGSCLEEFRSAPFIECHGRGTCNYYANSYSFWLATIEDNEMFTKPVPTTLKAGNLRTHISRCQVCMKRT, from the exons GGCATCCCAGGACTTCCTGGAATGAAG GGTGACCCTGGTGGTGTGATTGGAATTGTTCCCCTGAAAGGAGACAAAGGATTCCCTGGAACACCTGGATTACCT GGATCGAGTGGAATTCCTGGACCTATTGGACCTCCAGGGCCTCGAGGCTATCAAGGACCAAAA GGTGATCCTGGGCCCCCTGGCCTCCCTGGAGAGAAG GGTGACAAGCTGGCCTTTGTGAGTGAGAAAGGAGACAAG GGTGCCCAAGGAGTTCGTGGCCCACCTGGCCCTCCTGGACCTCCACCATTTGGAGCGGAAAGATCACCTATCACAGTGCACGTACCTGGACCACAG GGCGACAGAGGACTTTCAGGAGACAAAGGAGACAAA GGCCAGTGCATCCTGCATCAAGCTGGTGTCAAAGGTGAACCCGGCCCGTCAGGACCAAGA GGTAAACCTGGCAAGGATGGAGAGGACGGGCTGAAG GGAGAAAAAGGCTTCCCTGGATCCTATGGATTGACCGGTTCCCAG ggtgaaaagggagaaagaggacCACCAGGTCAC GGTAGTGGTTCCCCTGGTGCTCCCGGTCCTCGTGGTCTCCCAGGGTTAAATGGAGAAAAAG GTTTTCCTGGTCCTCAGGGAGAGGCAGGTCCACCAG GACGGCACATTGAAGGGCCTCGAGGAGAGACGGGTCAGAAGGGAAATGTTGGGGAGAAAGGAGACAGTGGTTTAGAAGGAGAGTCTCTCGTTGGACCTCCGGGACAACCAGGAAACACTGGACCACCTGGACCACCTGGACAACCGA TTGACCCTAATGAATGTGACATTGAGAAAGGAGCTCCTGGCCCACCTGGACCTCAAGGGTTACAAGGGGAATTGGGACAGAAGG GTGACAGAGGTGACACCTGTGTTCAATGTGAAGGCTTCGGCCCACCTGGATTACCTGGCCCCCAAGGCCCTAAAGGAGATCGAG GACCTCCTGGGCTAGTAGGGGGGAAGGGAGAAAAGGGTGGATTTGGCCCTCCTGGACAACCTGGTAGACCT GGTTCTGCAGGCTCCCCTGGGTTGATTGGAGCCCCTGGTGCTGTTGGTGAGCCAGGGGACATTTTCGGAGGTACCGGTCTGAAGGGGGACAAAGGTCTGCCGGGTGTTCCTGGTTCCCCAGGGCAGCCAGGGAAAGATGGACAACCAGGGAGAGAAGGCCTCCCAGGTATACCTGGCTTCAAAGGAGAAccg GCCAAAGAGGGCATCAAGGGTGAGCGTGGCCCAGAAGGGGACCCTGGTCTTATTGGGCCTCCAGGAGAGAGGGGTCCACCGGGCCTGCCAGGCTTCGGGCGACCAGGAGAGCCTGGAGAGAAGGGCAGTCAGGGGAGACCAGGCATTCCTGGCCATCCTGGACCATCTG GTGCAAAAGGTGAGCCAGGTAAAGGTGTGAGCACTCCTGGACCTCAGGGAGTACCTGGAGCACGCGGAGAAAACGGCATACCTGGACTTCAAG GCGACAGAGGCCTGCAGGGAGACCCAGGTTTGCCGGGTTTCCCTGGACAGAAGGGGGAACACGGATCCTCTGGAATTGGATTTCCAGGTCCAACTGGTCCGAAAG GAATCAGTGGAATTCCAGGAGCTCCAGGATTACCAGGAGAGCCAGGAAGACCAGGACAGGATGGCTTGACTGGAAAAACTGGTACACCTGGACAAAAA GGTGAACCAGGGCGGGGTCTTCCAGGCCCAAAAGGTTCGCAGGGCCCCCCAGGAATTACTGGTTTCCCGGGAGACAAGGGTGGCGTTGGACTACCTGGTATTCCTGGACAAGAAGGCCAGACAGGACCCCCAGGACCTCAGGGAGTCAAAG GTGACTTAGGACCCCCGGGACCTCCTGGACTGGTCGGCTTACCAGGTGCTCCAGGAAAAGGTTCCCCCGGAGCCCCCGGGCCACAAGGACAAGCTGGAGAGCCTGGACCATACG GTAGGGAAGGTGTAAAGGGAGAAAAGGGCTACCCAGGTCCTCCTGGTCTGGACATGCCGGGGCCTCAGGGAGAGAAGGGAACCCCCGGGTTCCCAGGAAGCCCAGGTCCTAAAGGACTGCCAGGGCTGCAAGGCCTACCAGGCAGGGATGGACTGATTGGAAACCAAG GTTCTAAAGGTGAAATGGGGGTCATGGGGACACCAGGAGTACCAGGATTTCCTGGACCACCTGGTACACAAGGATCTCCTGGACTAAGAG GTGATCCCGGGATTACGGGACCAAGAGGCAATGATGGAGAGACTGGAGCTAAAGGAGAAAGGGGAGATCGAGGTCTTCAGGGACCTCCTGGGAACATGAGTGAAGTTGACATGGAGCACATGAAGGGGGAGAAGGGAGATGTTGGAAACCCAG GTGACCCTGGGTTCGCTGGAGATAAGGGCCACCGTGGACTTCCTGGTAATCCTGGAATGCCAGGCAAAGATGGAGAGCCTGGATTACCTGGACAACCAG GTGAGAAAGGAGACCCTGGTTTCCCCGGAGAGCCTGGAAGTAGGGGACAACCTGGACAGAAGGGCGCTGTAGGAGAGATGGGAATACCAG gtccGTCTGGTCCAAAGGGTTCTAAAGGAGATATTGGTACACCGGGACATCATGGATTCAGAGGCACAGATGGACAGAAAGGAGACAAGGGAACAGCTGGAGACCCAGGTATTGGGCTCCCAGGACATCCAGGAGAAAGG GGTCAGACTGGCCAGCCAGGATTCCCAGGACCACCAGGAGAGAGGGGACTGAAGGGTCTTGAGGGTATGCCTGGCAAGCCAGGACTGCAAGGAACCAAGGGAGACAAAGGAGCCATCGGGTATTCAG gTCAGCCAGGTAGACCAGGCGAGAAGGGTATCCCTGGGCTGCCGGGGTCTGTAGGAGAAACAGGTCAAGACGGTCGGCCTG GTGAAGGGGGCTTGCAGGGACCTCCTGGTGTTCCGGGAGAAAAGGGAGAACCTGGAGTGGATGGCATCCCTGGATCCTCAGGGGAGAGAGGAGACCCAG GTGCACCCGGCCGAGGTTTTCCCGGACCACCTGGAGTGCTTGGTGGCAAAG GTGACAAAGGTAGCCCTGGCTTCCCTGGCCCTCCTGGTCATCCAGGTGTCTCTGGTATCAAAGGCGACAAGGGACTTCCAGGCTCACAGGGAGCCCAGGgtgagacaggagagagggggCTCCCTGGTATCTCTCTGGAGGGCCctaagggagagaggggagaaacaGGACAACCCGGAGAAGCAG GATCCTCTGGAGTACCAGGACCCTCCGGTGTGCCAGGCAGAAATGGCCAAAAGGGAGACAAAGGAGACCAGGGTCTCCCTGGTTTCCAGGGAGAGTCAGGACATAAGGGTGACCCTGGAGTTTCTGGACTTCCT gGACAGTCTGGTCTTCCAGGTATCGATGGAcagaagggagagaggggatTGCAGGGTGTCCCTGGCTTCCCAG GTACAAGGGGTACTTTCGGGGACATTGGATTCAAAGGAGAAGTTGGAGACAGAGGATTCCCAGGAGAAAAGG GCAGTGTAGGCCCCCCTGGTCCCCCTGGCCCCAGCACCATCATCAAAGGAGACATCGGGTTCCCAGGGCCTCATGGCCTCCCGGGACCCCAGGGGCCATCTGGGCTCCCTGGACAGAAAGGACTGCAAG GTGTGACAGGTATTCCAGGGCCAAAAGGTGAAGACGGCATTCCTGGATATCACGGTCAGCCTGGGTCCAAAGGAGATCCTGGCCTTCCTGGGCCACAAG GACCCAGAGGACACCCTGGCCCCCCAGGTCCTGACGGTGTTCCAGGTCAAGTGGGTCTCCCCGGCCCCTCCTCCATGGATCACGGGTTCCTGGTAACCCGTCACAGCCAAACGGTGGAGGTTCCACACTGTCCTGAGGGAACCTCGCTCATTTATGATGGCTACTCCTTGCTCTACGTACAAGGCAACGAACGCTCCCATGGACAGGACTTAG GTACGGCAGGCAGCTGTCTAAGAAAGTTCAGCCCCATGCCCTTCCTGTTCTGTAACATTAACAACGTGTGCAACTTTGCCTCCCGTAACGACTACTCCTACTGGCTCACCTCCCCTGAGCCCATGCCCATGAGCATGGCACCCATCACTGGTGAAGGCATCAAACCCTTTATCAGCAG GTGTTCTGTGTGTGAAGCCCCAGCGATGGTGATAGCAATTCACAGTCAGACCATCATGATCCCACCATGCCCTCACGGCTGGGACTCTCTGTGGATTGGCTACTCCTTTGTCATG cACACCAGTGCTGGTGCTGAGGGATCAGGCCAGGCTCTGGCCTCTCCTGGTTCCTGCCTGGAGGAATTCCGCAGTGCTCCATTCATCGAGTGTCACGGTCGTGGAACCTGCAACTACTACGCCAACTCCTACAGCTTTTGGCTCGCCACCATTGAAGACAATGAGATGTTTAC GAAACCTGTCCCCACAACGCTAAAAGCAGGCAATCTCCGAACACACATAAGCCGCTGTCAGGTGTGCATGAAGAGGACATAA